In Mangrovivirga cuniculi, the following proteins share a genomic window:
- a CDS encoding succinylglutamate desuccinylase/aspartoacylase family protein — protein MVELTDQFRGHKIKVGRLIGKIEGKKEGPSMIFTGGIHGNEPSGVFAIREVIEEISRNKIKVRGNIYGISGNLKALGKGHRYEKYDLNRLWTKKKIESLLNDVQKEPAQDIIEQKEILTEIRKILNEDNGPFYFFDLHTTSSETNPFLTVNDCLANRKFAELFPVPMILGIEEYLEGPLLSYINELGYVAFGFEGGSHGDKSSVDNHKAFILLALVHAGMIKRKSFNYYKYYDQLAKTSFDSHEIFEIFYRFQVFDNSKFKMKPGFVNFQKIKQGTILAKYNGERIKAEENARIFMPLYQNQGDDGFFLIRKVSPFFLKLSEKLRTLKVDKILPVLPGVKWHNKEKDTLEVNTTIAKFFAKRFFHLLGFRAIILGENKYLMKNREKAVRSKDYKNEKFFQ, from the coding sequence ATGGTGGAATTAACTGATCAATTTAGGGGACATAAGATCAAGGTAGGAAGACTGATCGGTAAAATCGAGGGCAAAAAGGAAGGCCCCAGCATGATATTTACAGGTGGTATACATGGAAATGAGCCTTCAGGTGTATTTGCTATTAGAGAAGTGATTGAGGAGATCTCCAGGAATAAAATAAAGGTCAGAGGAAACATTTATGGCATTAGTGGTAACCTAAAAGCCCTCGGTAAAGGGCATCGGTACGAAAAGTATGATTTAAACCGACTTTGGACCAAAAAAAAGATTGAAAGCTTACTTAACGATGTCCAAAAGGAACCGGCTCAGGATATTATTGAGCAAAAGGAGATACTTACTGAAATAAGAAAAATTTTAAATGAGGACAACGGTCCTTTTTATTTTTTTGATCTTCATACTACCTCTAGTGAAACTAATCCATTTTTGACTGTTAATGACTGTTTAGCAAATAGGAAATTCGCTGAATTATTCCCTGTTCCTATGATCCTGGGAATTGAAGAATATCTTGAAGGCCCATTGTTAAGCTATATAAATGAATTAGGGTATGTGGCCTTCGGGTTTGAAGGTGGGAGTCATGGTGATAAATCATCGGTAGATAACCATAAAGCTTTTATTTTGTTAGCTCTGGTCCATGCTGGCATGATCAAAAGAAAATCGTTTAATTATTACAAATATTACGATCAACTTGCAAAAACTTCTTTTGATTCACATGAAATATTTGAGATTTTTTACAGATTCCAGGTCTTTGATAATTCTAAATTTAAAATGAAGCCCGGGTTTGTAAATTTTCAGAAAATAAAGCAAGGGACTATTTTGGCTAAATATAACGGGGAGCGTATAAAAGCAGAAGAAAATGCACGCATATTTATGCCTTTATATCAAAATCAGGGTGATGATGGTTTTTTTCTTATCCGGAAGGTATCTCCATTTTTTCTAAAATTATCTGAAAAATTAAGAACCTTGAAAGTAGATAAGATTCTTCCGGTGTTACCTGGTGTGAAGTGGCATAATAAAGAAAAGGATACTTTAGAAGTAAATACTACCATAGCAAAATTTTTTGCAAAGAGATTTTTTCATCTCCTTGGATTTAGAGCAATAATTTTAGGGGAAAATAAATACCTCATGAAAAATCGTGAAAAAGCAGTTCGAAGCAAAGATTATAAGAATGAAAAATTTTTTCAATGA
- a CDS encoding S41 family peptidase — protein sequence MKNYFRIIPFLTGILYCLNVYSQVDARLFYFPDVSSSHITFAYANDIWIVPKEGGTANRLTTAQGIEIFPKFSPDGNHIAFSGNYEGSADIYVIPTMGGVPDRLTYHGSGDRMLDWHPDGNKVLFASARESGRQRYNQFYLIDKNGGEAEKLPVPYGEMASFSPNGQKLAYTDKSRLNRTWKRYRGGMAPDITIFDLSDMSHKNIAQSDANEELPMWSGNKVYFLSDRGPEKRYNLWVYDLDSDESTQLTEFEDFDVHTPSIGPEEIVFEADGKLHLYSLSDGSIKPVNINIISDRSNLLPKTVKTHKQMQNAWLSHDGKRAVIEARGDLFSVPASKGPVINLTNTSGSAERFPAWSPDGKKIAYWSDENGEYNLHVMDVESGNKTRLTNYDEGFRYQLYWSPDSKKLAFVDQAMAINVFNTDNNQTTKIDEGLWMYQGALNNFSVSWSPDSRWMVYSRGEPNRNNSIFIYDLENGERKRVTSQFYSDYSPTFDPDGKYLYFFTNRAMNPTYSDFDWSFIYSKSAQLAVLPLEKSTKIPFEPENDEVEIKKSEEKEEESKKKKKKNGDSDTEKEMEKEVNIDFADIESRIVLMPLEPGNYGDLYAIKDKLIYHDRTGARGPAPIKIYDPKENESKEVFGKANGFRMSADGKKILVLQGNDLAVIKAEPGQNIEDKLPLGEMESRVDPKKEWNQIFMDAWRFQRDYFYDENMHGVDWQAVKDYYSNLVQQANTRRDLNYIIGEMIGELNASHTYRGGGDTENNEWTQVGYLGVDWKADNGYYKVSEIIKGAPWDAEAIAPVAMPGVNIKEGDYILAVNGVPLTADKEPYSAFYGLNGKTVQLTVNDKPSMEGARKELVKTFSRNEDARLRHLAWIETNRKQVEEATNGRVGYIYVRSTGLDGQAELVRQFAGQWNLDGLIIDERFNSGGQIPDRFIELLNRKPFAYWDVRDGENWQWPPVGHFGPKAMLINGWSGSGGDAFPDYFRKAGLGPLIGSRTWGGLIGITGAPALIDGGRVTVPTFRMYNPDGTWFKEGHGVEPDIKVPENPSELAQGNDVQLQKAIEYVMTELENKDLGVPEHEAKETR from the coding sequence ATGAAAAATTATTTTAGAATTATACCTTTCCTTACAGGTATTTTATATTGTTTAAATGTTTATAGTCAGGTGGATGCCAGACTTTTTTATTTCCCGGATGTTTCATCCAGTCACATTACTTTTGCTTATGCAAATGACATTTGGATAGTTCCTAAAGAAGGAGGAACGGCCAACAGGCTTACAACAGCACAGGGGATTGAGATTTTTCCGAAGTTTTCTCCTGATGGAAATCATATAGCCTTTAGCGGTAATTATGAAGGAAGTGCTGATATATATGTTATACCGACAATGGGTGGTGTGCCTGACAGGTTAACATATCACGGTTCTGGAGACCGAATGCTGGACTGGCATCCTGATGGAAATAAAGTTCTTTTTGCATCTGCTCGTGAAAGTGGCAGGCAGAGGTATAACCAGTTTTATTTAATAGATAAGAATGGAGGTGAGGCTGAAAAATTACCAGTTCCGTATGGAGAAATGGCTTCCTTTTCTCCGAATGGTCAGAAATTAGCTTATACAGACAAATCGAGATTGAACAGAACCTGGAAACGCTATAGAGGAGGTATGGCTCCCGATATTACGATTTTCGATCTGAGCGATATGTCACATAAAAATATTGCTCAAAGTGATGCAAATGAAGAATTGCCAATGTGGTCAGGAAATAAAGTCTATTTTTTATCTGATCGCGGACCAGAAAAAAGATATAATCTCTGGGTTTATGATTTAGATTCTGACGAATCAACACAATTGACAGAGTTCGAAGATTTTGATGTCCATACTCCATCGATCGGACCAGAGGAAATAGTTTTTGAGGCGGATGGAAAATTACACCTTTATAGCTTATCTGACGGCTCAATCAAACCGGTCAATATTAATATCATTTCAGATCGATCAAACCTTTTACCCAAAACTGTAAAGACCCACAAACAAATGCAAAATGCATGGCTTTCTCATGATGGAAAACGTGCAGTAATTGAAGCTCGGGGAGATCTTTTCTCTGTACCAGCAAGTAAGGGGCCGGTGATCAATCTCACCAATACTTCCGGATCTGCAGAACGATTCCCTGCCTGGTCGCCTGATGGTAAAAAGATAGCCTATTGGAGTGATGAAAATGGTGAATATAATCTTCACGTGATGGATGTTGAGTCAGGAAATAAAACTCGATTAACAAATTATGATGAGGGATTTCGATATCAATTGTATTGGTCTCCGGATAGTAAGAAACTTGCATTTGTAGACCAGGCAATGGCAATTAATGTATTCAATACTGATAACAATCAAACAACAAAAATTGACGAAGGTCTATGGATGTATCAGGGTGCTTTGAATAATTTTTCAGTATCATGGTCTCCTGACAGTCGTTGGATGGTATACTCCAGAGGTGAACCCAATCGAAATAACTCTATTTTTATTTATGATCTTGAAAATGGTGAAAGAAAAAGAGTGACCAGCCAGTTCTATAGTGATTATTCACCGACGTTTGACCCTGATGGAAAATACTTATATTTCTTTACAAACCGGGCAATGAATCCTACTTACAGTGATTTTGATTGGAGTTTTATTTATTCAAAATCTGCCCAATTAGCGGTTCTTCCTCTTGAAAAGAGCACTAAAATACCTTTTGAACCAGAAAACGATGAGGTAGAGATCAAGAAATCAGAAGAAAAAGAGGAAGAAAGCAAGAAAAAGAAAAAGAAAAATGGTGATTCTGATACCGAAAAAGAAATGGAGAAAGAAGTAAATATTGATTTTGCAGATATAGAGAGTAGAATAGTTTTAATGCCTTTAGAACCGGGTAATTATGGAGATCTTTATGCTATTAAAGATAAACTTATCTATCATGACAGAACCGGAGCCCGTGGTCCTGCTCCTATAAAAATTTACGATCCAAAAGAAAACGAATCTAAGGAAGTCTTTGGAAAAGCAAATGGATTTAGAATGTCAGCAGATGGTAAGAAAATCCTTGTTCTCCAGGGTAATGACCTTGCTGTTATAAAAGCGGAGCCCGGCCAGAATATAGAAGATAAATTACCTTTGGGTGAAATGGAATCCAGGGTAGATCCTAAAAAGGAATGGAATCAGATATTCATGGATGCATGGAGATTCCAGAGAGACTATTTTTATGATGAAAATATGCATGGTGTTGATTGGCAGGCAGTAAAAGATTATTACAGTAATCTTGTTCAACAGGCAAATACCAGGCGCGACTTAAATTACATAATAGGAGAGATGATTGGCGAACTCAATGCTTCTCATACTTATCGTGGAGGGGGAGACACTGAAAATAATGAGTGGACCCAAGTTGGTTATCTGGGTGTAGACTGGAAAGCTGATAACGGATATTATAAAGTATCAGAAATTATAAAAGGAGCACCATGGGATGCGGAGGCTATAGCTCCAGTGGCTATGCCAGGAGTAAACATTAAAGAAGGTGATTATATTTTGGCAGTAAATGGAGTTCCTTTAACAGCTGATAAGGAACCGTATAGTGCCTTTTATGGTCTTAATGGAAAAACAGTTCAATTAACAGTTAATGATAAGCCTTCTATGGAAGGTGCCAGAAAAGAACTTGTTAAAACATTTAGTAGAAATGAGGATGCTCGATTGAGGCATCTAGCATGGATAGAAACAAATAGAAAACAAGTTGAGGAGGCAACGAACGGAAGAGTAGGATATATCTATGTGCGTAGTACAGGGTTAGATGGACAGGCAGAACTGGTGAGGCAGTTTGCAGGGCAATGGAATCTTGATGGGTTAATAATTGATGAACGATTTAATAGTGGTGGTCAGATACCTGATCGATTCATTGAATTATTAAACAGAAAGCCTTTTGCTTACTGGGATGTAAGAGATGGAGAGAACTGGCAATGGCCTCCGGTAGGTCATTTTGGACCAAAAGCAATGCTAATTAATGGATGGAGTGGTTCCGGTGGAGATGCTTTCCCCGATTACTTTAGAAAAGCAGGATTAGGGCCACTAATCGGATCCAGAACATGGGGAGGTTTAATCGGAATCACTGGTGCACCAGCTCTTATTGATGGTGGTCGAGTTACTGTCCCGACTTTTAGAATGTATAATCCTGATGGAACATGGTTTAAAGAAGGACATGGGGTTGAACCTGATATTAAAGTTCCTGAAAACCCTTCTGAGTTAGCGCAAGGAAATGATGTTCAGCTTCAGAAAGCCATAGAATATGTTATGACCGAACTCGAAAATAAAGATTTAGGTGTTCCTGAACACGAGGCTAAAGAAACGAGGTAG
- a CDS encoding mechanosensitive ion channel family protein gives MSIRFFIILIILFIPGKIFSQETRDQQFSDSTKTALLKLYEKELNKIKQRKLEDSLMEIIILDRISTLNSDTIQEKVSENENQVIPDPIKEVEIEDGEPVIGVSGDTLFYLFQPIGTLSIPQRAENLNLKLKELFNDDTFSPDSLKIINTGNEIEIYYQDQHLLTATNEEANYYQLTLDQLSLFYLNSLKKDFEKSYREKSFFINLLKAGKVLLILIGLWVLIKLINSGSNRLFKLVEKHKDNWLRDLQYKNYTFLSKNQEIGLIKFLIGVGKWVLIILAFYISIPLIFSVFAFTRGWADKLFDLVWSPFSSIANSIWNFLPNMFTIIAILVVMKYFLNFIKYIFQEIRREKLKIPGFYPDWAKPTYGIIKFLLIAFTVVLVFPYLPGSDSKIFQGVSVFVGVLFSLGSTNAISNMVAGIVITYMRPFKRGDRVRIGSITGDIIEKNLLVTRINSIKNEVITIPNSTILSGNILNYNLLGSESGLIIYTTVTIGYDVPWKKVYKALKEAASLTELLLKDPEPYVFQTELSDFYVAYQLNAYTKEPNKQAAIYSALHAHIQDVFNENNIEIMSPHYQANRDGNKSTIPGVKSENTKIKKKRNQEQTGEDEPVLGDRGQIIEEEIDDVTKNSDSTEDKSTKNSEIEVKEKGQKTHRKNQDDNKKGTDDSRKS, from the coding sequence ATGAGTATTCGATTTTTTATAATATTGATTATCCTATTTATACCAGGGAAAATCTTCTCCCAGGAAACCCGGGATCAGCAATTTTCTGATTCTACCAAAACCGCATTACTTAAATTATATGAGAAAGAGCTGAATAAGATAAAGCAACGAAAACTCGAAGATTCATTGATGGAAATAATCATCCTTGATAGAATTTCGACGCTCAATTCAGATACCATTCAGGAAAAGGTTAGTGAAAATGAAAATCAGGTAATTCCAGATCCTATTAAAGAAGTGGAAATAGAAGATGGAGAGCCAGTAATTGGTGTATCAGGTGATACCCTATTTTATTTGTTCCAGCCAATAGGAACTTTAAGTATACCTCAAAGAGCTGAAAATCTGAATTTGAAATTAAAGGAACTTTTCAATGATGATACATTTTCACCAGATTCATTAAAAATTATTAATACAGGAAATGAAATTGAAATTTACTATCAGGATCAGCATTTGCTGACAGCCACTAATGAAGAAGCAAATTATTATCAACTAACCTTAGATCAGTTATCCCTGTTTTATCTAAATTCTCTAAAAAAGGATTTTGAGAAGTCGTATCGCGAAAAGAGCTTTTTTATAAATTTATTAAAAGCAGGAAAGGTACTATTAATCCTAATCGGATTATGGGTATTAATAAAGCTTATCAACTCAGGTAGTAATCGCTTATTTAAACTGGTTGAAAAACATAAAGATAATTGGTTAAGAGACCTTCAGTATAAAAACTACACCTTTTTATCAAAAAATCAGGAAATCGGATTGATAAAATTTTTGATTGGAGTAGGAAAATGGGTTCTTATAATTCTGGCGTTTTATATCTCCATACCATTAATTTTTAGTGTATTTGCCTTTACGAGAGGTTGGGCTGATAAGCTGTTTGACCTGGTGTGGTCACCGTTTTCTTCGATTGCTAACTCTATCTGGAATTTTCTTCCTAACATGTTTACAATAATTGCCATATTAGTGGTGATGAAATATTTCCTGAACTTCATCAAATATATTTTTCAGGAAATCAGAAGAGAAAAACTGAAAATACCGGGTTTTTACCCTGATTGGGCAAAACCAACTTATGGAATAATTAAATTTTTATTGATCGCATTTACTGTAGTCTTGGTTTTTCCATATTTGCCGGGGTCGGATTCTAAAATATTTCAAGGAGTTTCAGTTTTTGTTGGTGTCTTATTTTCTCTTGGTTCTACGAATGCTATTTCCAATATGGTCGCCGGTATAGTAATTACTTATATGAGGCCATTTAAGCGGGGAGATCGCGTACGAATAGGATCTATTACCGGTGATATTATAGAGAAAAACCTGTTGGTAACCAGAATAAATTCAATAAAGAATGAGGTGATCACGATACCCAATTCAACAATTCTTTCCGGAAATATTTTAAACTATAATTTGCTGGGTTCAGAAAGTGGGCTAATCATTTATACTACTGTTACGATTGGGTACGATGTACCATGGAAAAAAGTGTATAAAGCCTTAAAAGAGGCCGCAAGCCTGACTGAATTACTATTGAAAGATCCAGAGCCATATGTATTTCAAACGGAATTGTCTGATTTTTATGTTGCTTATCAATTAAACGCTTATACAAAAGAACCCAATAAACAGGCAGCTATTTATTCAGCTTTACATGCCCATATTCAGGATGTATTCAATGAAAATAATATCGAAATAATGTCACCACATTACCAGGCCAATAGAGACGGGAATAAATCTACAATACCTGGTGTTAAATCAGAAAACACAAAAATTAAAAAGAAAAGAAATCAGGAACAAACTGGGGAAGATGAACCCGTTTTAGGAGACAGAGGGCAGATCATCGAGGAGGAAATCGATGATGTAACTAAAAATAGTGATTCAACAGAGGATAAATCGACAAAAAATTCTGAAATTGAAGTCAAGGAAAAAGGTCAAAAGACTCATAGAAAAAATCAGGATGATAACAAAAAAGGTACAGATGATTCCCGGAAATCCTAA
- a CDS encoding DUF2490 domain-containing protein, which translates to MNTRTFFIFLISLSSNLYLFSQSDYQFGTLPSINVNHKISGNWTLNVKWEGRQVYSQGEINTEFDDLPVYERNDIATLISYKTDLQQVIAVGYLIRFEMGEIFHRSIQQYTFLESGYSSRRSHRISTDQTFSEVEDTEFRFRYRFTIEKPLSGIKVDSREFYLKFNNEYLNVLQGGEYDLEIRIVPLVGYKFTEDFKTEAGLDYRIESIINNTTSHNYWVSLGVYLSF; encoded by the coding sequence TTGAATACTAGAACATTTTTTATATTTCTTATTTCATTAAGTTCAAATTTATACTTGTTTTCTCAGTCTGATTATCAATTCGGAACATTACCTTCCATCAATGTTAATCACAAAATATCAGGAAACTGGACATTAAATGTGAAATGGGAGGGTAGGCAGGTTTATTCACAAGGTGAAATAAACACTGAGTTTGATGATCTACCCGTTTATGAGCGGAATGATATAGCTACATTAATAAGCTATAAAACAGACTTGCAACAAGTTATTGCTGTAGGTTATCTTATTCGATTTGAAATGGGTGAAATTTTCCATCGATCAATTCAGCAATACACATTTTTAGAATCCGGTTACTCATCACGCAGATCTCACCGGATATCAACAGACCAGACTTTTAGTGAAGTTGAAGATACAGAATTTAGATTTCGATACAGGTTTACCATTGAAAAACCATTGAGTGGAATTAAAGTTGACTCCAGGGAGTTTTACCTGAAATTTAATAATGAATATCTCAATGTTTTGCAGGGAGGAGAATACGATCTGGAAATTAGAATTGTTCCACTAGTGGGTTATAAATTTACAGAGGATTTTAAAACCGAAGCCGGGCTTGATTACAGGATCGAATCAATTATTAACAATACAACCTCTCATAATTATTGGGTATCTTTAGGAGTGTATTTATCCTTTTAA
- a CDS encoding endonuclease/exonuclease/phosphatase family protein, translating into MRWLPVFIFSILVISNSLVGQSFSAMTYNIKYDNPSSELNSWDDRKESLVELIKFYHPAIIGTQEGLFHQLEYIDSALVDYTYFGKGRDDGQKEGEFSAIFYDSTKFNVNSKNTFWLSENMKIPSYGWGANYRRICTYALFTFKESGEEFWVFNAHYDHENKLSRVNSSKLILEVLNSVNRNNLPVIVMGDFNSQKVDEPMKILSSVLSDSFQQSKVVYGPFGTYNGFNIESPLNRRIDHIFIRKIDVDTSLTIDDRRDNNLYISDHFPVFIKADIKKR; encoded by the coding sequence ATGAGATGGCTACCTGTATTTATATTTTCAATACTAGTTATTTCCAATTCTCTTGTTGGGCAGAGCTTTTCCGCCATGACTTATAATATTAAGTATGATAACCCATCAAGCGAATTGAATAGCTGGGATGATAGAAAAGAATCTTTAGTAGAATTGATAAAGTTTTACCATCCTGCCATTATTGGAACCCAGGAGGGATTATTCCATCAGCTCGAATATATTGATTCTGCCCTTGTTGATTATACCTATTTTGGAAAAGGCAGAGATGATGGGCAGAAGGAAGGAGAGTTTTCTGCAATATTCTACGATTCTACGAAATTCAATGTTAATAGTAAAAATACCTTCTGGCTATCTGAGAACATGAAGATTCCATCTTATGGCTGGGGAGCTAATTATCGAAGAATCTGTACATATGCTTTGTTTACATTCAAAGAGTCAGGGGAGGAATTTTGGGTTTTCAATGCTCATTATGATCACGAGAATAAATTATCGAGGGTCAATTCTTCTAAATTGATTTTAGAGGTGCTAAATAGCGTGAATAGAAATAACTTACCTGTTATTGTAATGGGCGATTTTAATAGCCAGAAGGTGGATGAGCCTATGAAGATATTGAGTTCAGTTCTATCAGATTCCTTCCAACAGTCAAAGGTTGTTTATGGACCATTCGGAACCTATAATGGATTTAATATTGAATCGCCATTAAATAGAAGAATTGATCATATTTTTATTCGAAAGATTGATGTTGATACTAGCTTAACAATAGATGATCGGAGGGATAATAATCTTTATATAAGCGATCATTTTCCAGTCTTTATTAAGGCAGATATAAAAAAAAGGTGA